One genomic window of Myxocyprinus asiaticus isolate MX2 ecotype Aquarium Trade chromosome 5, UBuf_Myxa_2, whole genome shotgun sequence includes the following:
- the LOC127440536 gene encoding zinc finger E-box-binding homeobox 1-like isoform X2, with translation MATCAVRSFSSVPEATSDSDDEDKLHIVEEDSIPDDLDPKTSVFLLKAEQQLSSRCAQDEECITDEEDEEVAGQEKQVETTSIYSDAPEEHQSTPERGVHDENGTPDAFSYLHTCPHCSRGYKRHTSLKEHIKLRHEKSDDNYCCSFCSYTFTYRTQLVRHMTSHRNVREQLTISQSGGNRKFKCTECSKAFKYKHHLKEHLRIHSGEKPYECSNCQKRFSHSGSYSSHISSKKCAGGTPAVNSVPRTPGVKAAITLSLPTHILLREKVDITNKPLQEQLPLKQIKQEPVEHQPKAVSGRPTIHATTNEVAATNVQGVVQTLVVPTVGLVQPISINLSDLQNVAMDGNVLRQVLASASVNGTNTKILGQVQTQTQAQAVVLQQQQTQPPVISAISLPFVGQEGNGKIVINYNPQLDSQLNAVKVNATQPVVTQPIAAQAGTPQANSTVSDVTQPEVVQIHSAQSNLTKTQTSSTLNAKPTQVNIIKPVQAGNPTKPASIIRLTPTQAARLVQARAAQPKLTQQSLLLVRRADGTQSLVVRQVAIANPNTQGNPTVETKPTEMKSSPEKTTNTALEPQAERRDTTENMSSLESDVCKQNLTANVSLGIKIKAEPDSPSKIETEMEKEGEKDMETDSEKEEGKQAANNTVSHSGTVHSHVACGENFHNYASCLLCESGPSKHKLLDSLNGDTKGSPKTISLSSLLDKDKSGAAERLLPLLKAYSQDPHPTEEQLSQVAKSVKLPLEAVCKWYQKMRSKKILLKAASNLKNSQQTKENTPCDPSEASQENNSTQDTCTPTQPLDGTSTDTQNGTLSAASPDSATNVSTDDLVIVKTEDIEEELQCEPLDLSIPKSISTHAITANKQPISNQNEPLNLTSLKKQSLPSNTIYVAQTGTGPLNIMTAPLQTLVAIAEPGGVPCIGTTLSTNKQTILIPQLTYTYSNNSNIKTTDSASADTNGMVILNNCKVVADTASDCVSGVDDQTDEDAPLAKKRKKTGGLYACDLCDKIFQKSSSLLRHKYEHTGKRPHACVICKKAFKHKHHLIEHTRLHSGEKPYQCDKCGKRFSHSGSYSQHMNHRYSYCKRDTYEPPGQNSTSTPPSQLDSDERESDGEEEEEVVDYSGLDMSDIRVVRVGEEYEEDLDSRHEEHETDEGEMVMEAEPGDFDTLLEGVWETVETEDAMETEESREVSGNAEEDRNLTYYEENSEMTTEEQQND, from the exons tgaGAAGTTTTAGCAGTGTGCCAGAGGCGACCTCAGATTCAGATGATGAAGACAAACTGCACATTGTAGAGGAGGACAGTATTCCTGATGATCTTGACCCAAAGACCTCAGTATTCCTGCTCAAAGCAGAACAGCAGCTCTCTAGCAGATGCGCACAGgatg AGGAGTGTATTACTGATGAGGAAGATGAAGAAGTGGCTGGTCAGGAAAAGCAGGTGGAAACTACGAGTATTTACTCAGATGCCCCAGAGGAGCACCAGAGCACTCCAGAGAGAGGGGTCCACGATGAGAATG GTACCCCGGATGCATTCTCTTATCTGCACACTTGTCCACACTGTTCCCGTGGTTACAAGCGTCACACTTCTCTGAAGGAACACATCAAACTGCGGCATGAAAAGAGTGACGATAACTACTGCTGTTCCTTCTGTAGCTACACCTTTACCTACCGCACACAACTCGTCCGTCACATGACCTCACACAGAAATGTCCGGGAGCAG CTGACTATTTCTCAGTCAGGTGGAAACAGAAAGTTTAAATGTACAGAATGTTCCAAGGCCTTCAAATACAAACATCACCTGAAAGAGCACCTGCGCATTCACAGCG gtgaGAAGCCGTATGAATGCTCTAATTGTCAGAAACGTTTCTCCCACTCGGGGTCCTACAGCTCTCACATCAGTAGTAAGAAATGTGCAGGAGGGACCCCTGCAGTCAACAGTGTACCTCGCACACCTGGAGTGAAAGCAGCCATTACCCTCTCTCTCCCTACACATATCCTTCTGAGAGAGAAGGTGGACATTACCAACAAGCCTCTACAAGAGCAACTCCCCCTGAAGCAGATCAAACAGGAGCCTGTTGAACATCAACCCAAAGCGGTGTCAGGAAGACCAACTATACACGCCACCACCAATGAAGTTGCGGCCACAAACGTTCAAGGTGTTGTGCAGACTTTGGTCGTGCCCACTGTCGGGCTGGTCCAGCCAATCAGCATCAACCTTAGTGACTTACAGAATGTGGCAATGGACGGTAATGTTCTTAGGCAGGTGTTGGCAAGTGCCAGTGTAAATGGAACGAATACCAAAATTCTAGGCCAAGTACAAACGCAGACACAGGCACAAGCCGTTGTGTTGCAGCAACAGCAGACGCAGCCACCGGTGATCTCTGCCATCTCTCTGCCATTTGTGGGACAAGAAGGAAATGGCAAAATTGTCATCAACTACAACCCCCAATTAGACTCGCAACTCAATGCAGTTAAAGTAAATGCAACACAGCCTGTTGTGACACAGCCCATTGCAGCACAAGCCGGAACACCTCAGGCAAATTCTACGGTTTCTGATGTCACACAGCCAGAAGTGGTGCAGATTCATTCAGCACAGTCCAACTTGACTAAAACCCAAACATCAAGTACACTCAATGCAAAACCTACACAGGTAAATATTATCAAACCAGTCCAAGCCGGAAACCCCACTAAACCAGCATCTATCATCAGACTAACCCCCACACAGGCTGCCAGGTTGGTCCAAGCCCGTGCGGCACAACCAAAGCTCACCCAGCAATCTTTACTGCTAGTGAGGAGAGCAGATGGGACACAGAGTCTTGTGGTTCGACAAGTAGCTATCGCCAATCCCAACACACAGGGCAATCCAACAGTGGAGACAAAGCCCACTGAGATGAAATCATCCCCAGAAAAGACTACAAATACAGCGCTTGAACCACAAGCCGAGAGGAgagacacaacagaaaatatgAGTTCCTTGGAGTCTGATGTTTGTAAACAAAACCTGACTGCCAATGTATCATTGGGCATCAAAATCAAAGCTGAACCTGACTCTCCTTCCAAGATTGAGACTGAAATGGAGAAGGAGGGAGAGAAAGATATGGAGACAGACAGCGAAAAAGAGGAAGGGAAACAAGCTGCAAATAACACAGTCTCACACTCTGGAACAGTTCACAGCCATGTTGCATGTGGAGAAAACTTCCATAACTACGCAAGTTGTTTGCTTTGCGAAAGTGGCCCAAGCAAACATAAACTCCTTGACTCTCTGAACGGTGACACCAAGGGGTCACCTAAAACAATCTCTCTGTCCTCTCTACTTGATAAGGATAAGAGTGGAGCAGCAGAGCGCCTCCTCCCTCTTCTGAAGGCCTATAGTCAGGACCCTCATCCCACTGAGGAGCAGCTGTCTCAGGTTGCCAAGTCTGTTAAGCTGCCTCTAGAGGCGGTCTGCAAGTGGTACCAGAAGATGCGTTCCAAGAAGATTTTGCTTAAGGCTGCAAGCAACCTGAAAAACAGCCAACAG ACAAAGGAAAACACTCCATGTGATCCCTCTGAGGCGTCTCAAGAAAATAACTCAACCCAGGACACCTGCACTCCTACTCAGCCTCTTGATGGCACTTCGACGGACACCCAAAATGGAACCCTCAGTGCAGCTTCACCTGATTCTGCAACCAATGTCTCCACTGATGATCTTGTCATTGTAAAGACTGAAGACATAGAGGAGGAGTTGCAGTGTGAGCCGCTGGACCTCTCGATCCCCAAGTCCATCTCTACACATGCCATCACTGCCAATAAGCAGCCAATCTCCAACCAAAATGAGCCGCTCAACCTGACCTCCCTCAAGAAACAATCGTTGCCAAGCAACACCATCTATGTGGCACAGACCGGCACAGGCCCATTAAACATTATGACAGCGCCATTGCAAACACTGGTTGCCATAGCAGAGCCAGGCGGTGTTCCGTGCATCGGAACTACACTATCCACCAACAAACAAACCATCCTCATCCCTCAGCTCACCTACACCTATAGCAACAACTCTAACATCAAGACAACTGACAGTGCCTCGGCAGACACAAACGGGATGGTGATACTCAACAACTGTAAG GTGGTGGCGGACACTGCTTCTGACTGTGTGTCAGGGGTAGACGACCAGACTGATGAAGATGCACCTCTTGCGAAGAAAAGGAAGAAGACCGGTGGCCTTTATGCTTGTGATCTGTGTGACAAAATCTTCCAAAAGAGCAGCTCACTGCTGCGACACAAGTATGAACACACAG GTAAGCGACCTCATGCGTGTGTTATCTGCAAAAAGGCTTTTAAACACAAGCACCACCTGATCGAGCACACACGACTGCACTCCGGAGAGAAGCCCTACCAGTGTGATAAGTGTGGGAAACGCTTCTCGCACTCTGGGTCTTATTCTCAGCACATGAACCACAGATACTCCTACTGCAAGAGAGACACCTATGAGCCGCCAGGACAAAACAGCACCTCCACACCTCCCTCTCAGCTTGACtctgatgagagagagagtgacggagaagaggaggaagaagtAGTGGATTACTCTGGTCTGGACATGAGTGATATACGGGTGGTTAGAGTAGGAGAGGAATATGAGGAAGACCTGGACAGCAGGCATGAGGAACACGAGACTGATGAAGGAGAAATGGTGATGGAGGCGGAGCCTGGAGATTTTGACACTTTGCTGGAGGGAGTGTGGGAAACCGTGGAAACGGAGGATGCCATGGAAACCGAGGAATCAAGGGAGGTGTCAGGCAATGCAGAGGAGGACAGAAATCTTACTTATTATGAAGAGAACTCAGAGATGACAACAGAGGAGCAACAAAATGACTGA
- the LOC127440536 gene encoding zinc finger E-box-binding homeobox 1-like isoform X3, which translates to MADGSRCQRRKLSQPRRNNVRSFSSVPEATSDSDDEDKLHIVEEDSIPDDLDPKTSVFLLKAEQQLSSRCAQDEECITDEEDEEVAGQEKQVETTSIYSDAPEEHQSTPERGVHDENGTPDAFSYLHTCPHCSRGYKRHTSLKEHIKLRHEKSDDNYCCSFCSYTFTYRTQLVRHMTSHRNVREQLTISQSGGNRKFKCTECSKAFKYKHHLKEHLRIHSGEKPYECSNCQKRFSHSGSYSSHISSKKCAGGTPAVNSVPRTPGVKAAITLSLPTHILLREKVDITNKPLQEQLPLKQIKQEPVEHQPKAVSGRPTIHATTNEVAATNVQGVVQTLVVPTVGLVQPISINLSDLQNVAMDGNVLRQVLASASVNGTNTKILGQVQTQTQAQAVVLQQQQTQPPVISAISLPFVGQEGNGKIVINYNPQLDSQLNAVKVNATQPVVTQPIAAQAGTPQANSTVSDVTQPEVVQIHSAQSNLTKTQTSSTLNAKPTQVNIIKPVQAGNPTKPASIIRLTPTQAARLVQARAAQPKLTQQSLLLVRRADGTQSLVVRQVAIANPNTQGNPTVETKPTEMKSSPEKTTNTALEPQAERRDTTENMSSLESDVCKQNLTANVSLGIKIKAEPDSPSKIETEMEKEGEKDMETDSEKEEGKQAANNTVSHSGTVHSHVACGENFHNYASCLLCESGPSKHKLLDSLNGDTKGSPKTISLSSLLDKDKSGAAERLLPLLKAYSQDPHPTEEQLSQVAKSVKLPLEAVCKWYQKMRSKKILLKAASNLKNSQQTKENTPCDPSEASQENNSTQDTCTPTQPLDGTSTDTQNGTLSAASPDSATNVSTDDLVIVKTEDIEEELQCEPLDLSIPKSISTHAITANKQPISNQNEPLNLTSLKKQSLPSNTIYVAQTGTGPLNIMTAPLQTLVAIAEPGGVPCIGTTLSTNKQTILIPQLTYTYSNNSNIKTTDSASADTNGMVILNNCKVVADTASDCVSGVDDQTDEDAPLAKKRKKTGGLYACDLCDKIFQKSSSLLRHKYEHTDKVRNS; encoded by the exons tgaGAAGTTTTAGCAGTGTGCCAGAGGCGACCTCAGATTCAGATGATGAAGACAAACTGCACATTGTAGAGGAGGACAGTATTCCTGATGATCTTGACCCAAAGACCTCAGTATTCCTGCTCAAAGCAGAACAGCAGCTCTCTAGCAGATGCGCACAGgatg AGGAGTGTATTACTGATGAGGAAGATGAAGAAGTGGCTGGTCAGGAAAAGCAGGTGGAAACTACGAGTATTTACTCAGATGCCCCAGAGGAGCACCAGAGCACTCCAGAGAGAGGGGTCCACGATGAGAATG GTACCCCGGATGCATTCTCTTATCTGCACACTTGTCCACACTGTTCCCGTGGTTACAAGCGTCACACTTCTCTGAAGGAACACATCAAACTGCGGCATGAAAAGAGTGACGATAACTACTGCTGTTCCTTCTGTAGCTACACCTTTACCTACCGCACACAACTCGTCCGTCACATGACCTCACACAGAAATGTCCGGGAGCAG CTGACTATTTCTCAGTCAGGTGGAAACAGAAAGTTTAAATGTACAGAATGTTCCAAGGCCTTCAAATACAAACATCACCTGAAAGAGCACCTGCGCATTCACAGCG gtgaGAAGCCGTATGAATGCTCTAATTGTCAGAAACGTTTCTCCCACTCGGGGTCCTACAGCTCTCACATCAGTAGTAAGAAATGTGCAGGAGGGACCCCTGCAGTCAACAGTGTACCTCGCACACCTGGAGTGAAAGCAGCCATTACCCTCTCTCTCCCTACACATATCCTTCTGAGAGAGAAGGTGGACATTACCAACAAGCCTCTACAAGAGCAACTCCCCCTGAAGCAGATCAAACAGGAGCCTGTTGAACATCAACCCAAAGCGGTGTCAGGAAGACCAACTATACACGCCACCACCAATGAAGTTGCGGCCACAAACGTTCAAGGTGTTGTGCAGACTTTGGTCGTGCCCACTGTCGGGCTGGTCCAGCCAATCAGCATCAACCTTAGTGACTTACAGAATGTGGCAATGGACGGTAATGTTCTTAGGCAGGTGTTGGCAAGTGCCAGTGTAAATGGAACGAATACCAAAATTCTAGGCCAAGTACAAACGCAGACACAGGCACAAGCCGTTGTGTTGCAGCAACAGCAGACGCAGCCACCGGTGATCTCTGCCATCTCTCTGCCATTTGTGGGACAAGAAGGAAATGGCAAAATTGTCATCAACTACAACCCCCAATTAGACTCGCAACTCAATGCAGTTAAAGTAAATGCAACACAGCCTGTTGTGACACAGCCCATTGCAGCACAAGCCGGAACACCTCAGGCAAATTCTACGGTTTCTGATGTCACACAGCCAGAAGTGGTGCAGATTCATTCAGCACAGTCCAACTTGACTAAAACCCAAACATCAAGTACACTCAATGCAAAACCTACACAGGTAAATATTATCAAACCAGTCCAAGCCGGAAACCCCACTAAACCAGCATCTATCATCAGACTAACCCCCACACAGGCTGCCAGGTTGGTCCAAGCCCGTGCGGCACAACCAAAGCTCACCCAGCAATCTTTACTGCTAGTGAGGAGAGCAGATGGGACACAGAGTCTTGTGGTTCGACAAGTAGCTATCGCCAATCCCAACACACAGGGCAATCCAACAGTGGAGACAAAGCCCACTGAGATGAAATCATCCCCAGAAAAGACTACAAATACAGCGCTTGAACCACAAGCCGAGAGGAgagacacaacagaaaatatgAGTTCCTTGGAGTCTGATGTTTGTAAACAAAACCTGACTGCCAATGTATCATTGGGCATCAAAATCAAAGCTGAACCTGACTCTCCTTCCAAGATTGAGACTGAAATGGAGAAGGAGGGAGAGAAAGATATGGAGACAGACAGCGAAAAAGAGGAAGGGAAACAAGCTGCAAATAACACAGTCTCACACTCTGGAACAGTTCACAGCCATGTTGCATGTGGAGAAAACTTCCATAACTACGCAAGTTGTTTGCTTTGCGAAAGTGGCCCAAGCAAACATAAACTCCTTGACTCTCTGAACGGTGACACCAAGGGGTCACCTAAAACAATCTCTCTGTCCTCTCTACTTGATAAGGATAAGAGTGGAGCAGCAGAGCGCCTCCTCCCTCTTCTGAAGGCCTATAGTCAGGACCCTCATCCCACTGAGGAGCAGCTGTCTCAGGTTGCCAAGTCTGTTAAGCTGCCTCTAGAGGCGGTCTGCAAGTGGTACCAGAAGATGCGTTCCAAGAAGATTTTGCTTAAGGCTGCAAGCAACCTGAAAAACAGCCAACAG ACAAAGGAAAACACTCCATGTGATCCCTCTGAGGCGTCTCAAGAAAATAACTCAACCCAGGACACCTGCACTCCTACTCAGCCTCTTGATGGCACTTCGACGGACACCCAAAATGGAACCCTCAGTGCAGCTTCACCTGATTCTGCAACCAATGTCTCCACTGATGATCTTGTCATTGTAAAGACTGAAGACATAGAGGAGGAGTTGCAGTGTGAGCCGCTGGACCTCTCGATCCCCAAGTCCATCTCTACACATGCCATCACTGCCAATAAGCAGCCAATCTCCAACCAAAATGAGCCGCTCAACCTGACCTCCCTCAAGAAACAATCGTTGCCAAGCAACACCATCTATGTGGCACAGACCGGCACAGGCCCATTAAACATTATGACAGCGCCATTGCAAACACTGGTTGCCATAGCAGAGCCAGGCGGTGTTCCGTGCATCGGAACTACACTATCCACCAACAAACAAACCATCCTCATCCCTCAGCTCACCTACACCTATAGCAACAACTCTAACATCAAGACAACTGACAGTGCCTCGGCAGACACAAACGGGATGGTGATACTCAACAACTGTAAG GTGGTGGCGGACACTGCTTCTGACTGTGTGTCAGGGGTAGACGACCAGACTGATGAAGATGCACCTCTTGCGAAGAAAAGGAAGAAGACCGGTGGCCTTTATGCTTGTGATCTGTGTGACAAAATCTTCCAAAAGAGCAGCTCACTGCTGCGACACAAGTATGAACACACAG
- the LOC127440536 gene encoding zinc finger E-box-binding homeobox 1-like isoform X1 has product MADGSRCQRRKLSQPRRNNVRSFSSVPEATSDSDDEDKLHIVEEDSIPDDLDPKTSVFLLKAEQQLSSRCAQDEECITDEEDEEVAGQEKQVETTSIYSDAPEEHQSTPERGVHDENGTPDAFSYLHTCPHCSRGYKRHTSLKEHIKLRHEKSDDNYCCSFCSYTFTYRTQLVRHMTSHRNVREQLTISQSGGNRKFKCTECSKAFKYKHHLKEHLRIHSGEKPYECSNCQKRFSHSGSYSSHISSKKCAGGTPAVNSVPRTPGVKAAITLSLPTHILLREKVDITNKPLQEQLPLKQIKQEPVEHQPKAVSGRPTIHATTNEVAATNVQGVVQTLVVPTVGLVQPISINLSDLQNVAMDGNVLRQVLASASVNGTNTKILGQVQTQTQAQAVVLQQQQTQPPVISAISLPFVGQEGNGKIVINYNPQLDSQLNAVKVNATQPVVTQPIAAQAGTPQANSTVSDVTQPEVVQIHSAQSNLTKTQTSSTLNAKPTQVNIIKPVQAGNPTKPASIIRLTPTQAARLVQARAAQPKLTQQSLLLVRRADGTQSLVVRQVAIANPNTQGNPTVETKPTEMKSSPEKTTNTALEPQAERRDTTENMSSLESDVCKQNLTANVSLGIKIKAEPDSPSKIETEMEKEGEKDMETDSEKEEGKQAANNTVSHSGTVHSHVACGENFHNYASCLLCESGPSKHKLLDSLNGDTKGSPKTISLSSLLDKDKSGAAERLLPLLKAYSQDPHPTEEQLSQVAKSVKLPLEAVCKWYQKMRSKKILLKAASNLKNSQQTKENTPCDPSEASQENNSTQDTCTPTQPLDGTSTDTQNGTLSAASPDSATNVSTDDLVIVKTEDIEEELQCEPLDLSIPKSISTHAITANKQPISNQNEPLNLTSLKKQSLPSNTIYVAQTGTGPLNIMTAPLQTLVAIAEPGGVPCIGTTLSTNKQTILIPQLTYTYSNNSNIKTTDSASADTNGMVILNNCKVVADTASDCVSGVDDQTDEDAPLAKKRKKTGGLYACDLCDKIFQKSSSLLRHKYEHTGKRPHACVICKKAFKHKHHLIEHTRLHSGEKPYQCDKCGKRFSHSGSYSQHMNHRYSYCKRDTYEPPGQNSTSTPPSQLDSDERESDGEEEEEVVDYSGLDMSDIRVVRVGEEYEEDLDSRHEEHETDEGEMVMEAEPGDFDTLLEGVWETVETEDAMETEESREVSGNAEEDRNLTYYEENSEMTTEEQQND; this is encoded by the exons tgaGAAGTTTTAGCAGTGTGCCAGAGGCGACCTCAGATTCAGATGATGAAGACAAACTGCACATTGTAGAGGAGGACAGTATTCCTGATGATCTTGACCCAAAGACCTCAGTATTCCTGCTCAAAGCAGAACAGCAGCTCTCTAGCAGATGCGCACAGgatg AGGAGTGTATTACTGATGAGGAAGATGAAGAAGTGGCTGGTCAGGAAAAGCAGGTGGAAACTACGAGTATTTACTCAGATGCCCCAGAGGAGCACCAGAGCACTCCAGAGAGAGGGGTCCACGATGAGAATG GTACCCCGGATGCATTCTCTTATCTGCACACTTGTCCACACTGTTCCCGTGGTTACAAGCGTCACACTTCTCTGAAGGAACACATCAAACTGCGGCATGAAAAGAGTGACGATAACTACTGCTGTTCCTTCTGTAGCTACACCTTTACCTACCGCACACAACTCGTCCGTCACATGACCTCACACAGAAATGTCCGGGAGCAG CTGACTATTTCTCAGTCAGGTGGAAACAGAAAGTTTAAATGTACAGAATGTTCCAAGGCCTTCAAATACAAACATCACCTGAAAGAGCACCTGCGCATTCACAGCG gtgaGAAGCCGTATGAATGCTCTAATTGTCAGAAACGTTTCTCCCACTCGGGGTCCTACAGCTCTCACATCAGTAGTAAGAAATGTGCAGGAGGGACCCCTGCAGTCAACAGTGTACCTCGCACACCTGGAGTGAAAGCAGCCATTACCCTCTCTCTCCCTACACATATCCTTCTGAGAGAGAAGGTGGACATTACCAACAAGCCTCTACAAGAGCAACTCCCCCTGAAGCAGATCAAACAGGAGCCTGTTGAACATCAACCCAAAGCGGTGTCAGGAAGACCAACTATACACGCCACCACCAATGAAGTTGCGGCCACAAACGTTCAAGGTGTTGTGCAGACTTTGGTCGTGCCCACTGTCGGGCTGGTCCAGCCAATCAGCATCAACCTTAGTGACTTACAGAATGTGGCAATGGACGGTAATGTTCTTAGGCAGGTGTTGGCAAGTGCCAGTGTAAATGGAACGAATACCAAAATTCTAGGCCAAGTACAAACGCAGACACAGGCACAAGCCGTTGTGTTGCAGCAACAGCAGACGCAGCCACCGGTGATCTCTGCCATCTCTCTGCCATTTGTGGGACAAGAAGGAAATGGCAAAATTGTCATCAACTACAACCCCCAATTAGACTCGCAACTCAATGCAGTTAAAGTAAATGCAACACAGCCTGTTGTGACACAGCCCATTGCAGCACAAGCCGGAACACCTCAGGCAAATTCTACGGTTTCTGATGTCACACAGCCAGAAGTGGTGCAGATTCATTCAGCACAGTCCAACTTGACTAAAACCCAAACATCAAGTACACTCAATGCAAAACCTACACAGGTAAATATTATCAAACCAGTCCAAGCCGGAAACCCCACTAAACCAGCATCTATCATCAGACTAACCCCCACACAGGCTGCCAGGTTGGTCCAAGCCCGTGCGGCACAACCAAAGCTCACCCAGCAATCTTTACTGCTAGTGAGGAGAGCAGATGGGACACAGAGTCTTGTGGTTCGACAAGTAGCTATCGCCAATCCCAACACACAGGGCAATCCAACAGTGGAGACAAAGCCCACTGAGATGAAATCATCCCCAGAAAAGACTACAAATACAGCGCTTGAACCACAAGCCGAGAGGAgagacacaacagaaaatatgAGTTCCTTGGAGTCTGATGTTTGTAAACAAAACCTGACTGCCAATGTATCATTGGGCATCAAAATCAAAGCTGAACCTGACTCTCCTTCCAAGATTGAGACTGAAATGGAGAAGGAGGGAGAGAAAGATATGGAGACAGACAGCGAAAAAGAGGAAGGGAAACAAGCTGCAAATAACACAGTCTCACACTCTGGAACAGTTCACAGCCATGTTGCATGTGGAGAAAACTTCCATAACTACGCAAGTTGTTTGCTTTGCGAAAGTGGCCCAAGCAAACATAAACTCCTTGACTCTCTGAACGGTGACACCAAGGGGTCACCTAAAACAATCTCTCTGTCCTCTCTACTTGATAAGGATAAGAGTGGAGCAGCAGAGCGCCTCCTCCCTCTTCTGAAGGCCTATAGTCAGGACCCTCATCCCACTGAGGAGCAGCTGTCTCAGGTTGCCAAGTCTGTTAAGCTGCCTCTAGAGGCGGTCTGCAAGTGGTACCAGAAGATGCGTTCCAAGAAGATTTTGCTTAAGGCTGCAAGCAACCTGAAAAACAGCCAACAG ACAAAGGAAAACACTCCATGTGATCCCTCTGAGGCGTCTCAAGAAAATAACTCAACCCAGGACACCTGCACTCCTACTCAGCCTCTTGATGGCACTTCGACGGACACCCAAAATGGAACCCTCAGTGCAGCTTCACCTGATTCTGCAACCAATGTCTCCACTGATGATCTTGTCATTGTAAAGACTGAAGACATAGAGGAGGAGTTGCAGTGTGAGCCGCTGGACCTCTCGATCCCCAAGTCCATCTCTACACATGCCATCACTGCCAATAAGCAGCCAATCTCCAACCAAAATGAGCCGCTCAACCTGACCTCCCTCAAGAAACAATCGTTGCCAAGCAACACCATCTATGTGGCACAGACCGGCACAGGCCCATTAAACATTATGACAGCGCCATTGCAAACACTGGTTGCCATAGCAGAGCCAGGCGGTGTTCCGTGCATCGGAACTACACTATCCACCAACAAACAAACCATCCTCATCCCTCAGCTCACCTACACCTATAGCAACAACTCTAACATCAAGACAACTGACAGTGCCTCGGCAGACACAAACGGGATGGTGATACTCAACAACTGTAAG GTGGTGGCGGACACTGCTTCTGACTGTGTGTCAGGGGTAGACGACCAGACTGATGAAGATGCACCTCTTGCGAAGAAAAGGAAGAAGACCGGTGGCCTTTATGCTTGTGATCTGTGTGACAAAATCTTCCAAAAGAGCAGCTCACTGCTGCGACACAAGTATGAACACACAG GTAAGCGACCTCATGCGTGTGTTATCTGCAAAAAGGCTTTTAAACACAAGCACCACCTGATCGAGCACACACGACTGCACTCCGGAGAGAAGCCCTACCAGTGTGATAAGTGTGGGAAACGCTTCTCGCACTCTGGGTCTTATTCTCAGCACATGAACCACAGATACTCCTACTGCAAGAGAGACACCTATGAGCCGCCAGGACAAAACAGCACCTCCACACCTCCCTCTCAGCTTGACtctgatgagagagagagtgacggagaagaggaggaagaagtAGTGGATTACTCTGGTCTGGACATGAGTGATATACGGGTGGTTAGAGTAGGAGAGGAATATGAGGAAGACCTGGACAGCAGGCATGAGGAACACGAGACTGATGAAGGAGAAATGGTGATGGAGGCGGAGCCTGGAGATTTTGACACTTTGCTGGAGGGAGTGTGGGAAACCGTGGAAACGGAGGATGCCATGGAAACCGAGGAATCAAGGGAGGTGTCAGGCAATGCAGAGGAGGACAGAAATCTTACTTATTATGAAGAGAACTCAGAGATGACAACAGAGGAGCAACAAAATGACTGA